GAATTAAAGAAAAGGATGTtaactaaaagaaataaaaagaattggTGGCAACTAAACTAGTAAGGAGTTCTAGAAATATGTCCGTATTTTTATCAGCGGGGAAATTTGTTCTTTACACTTGTTAGTATTAGTATTTTGCAAATATTTTTGTTGACCAAAATAAAATTACAGCCATTTAATTGTGACAAATGCAGTAGTTTAGGTAAATGTTAGTCAATTCTAATTTTaggaaatttcataaatagcaaATAGCAAAGAGATTAACTTAATAAGTCTCCTTAGCTACAATTTGCctaattactctccatagcAGTTTCTTTTGCTATGGATATTTCCGTTTATATAATTCActtgtcaatatacaaacatggtaagtatatataaattttgtatctatACATTTAGAAATTTCAGAATTTATATAGATCAAATGTATCAAcaacataattaattatatacaagCTAGGgtaaacatatataaattttgtatttatacaactagaaattgaattatacaaattctgaatatatataattacgAGCGAATTATACGAACGTGGTCCACGTAAATATAGTTATAAAGTAATTTcttcaaactatagctatgttagcatacttttgatataatgatgttaaaatatacatattaggACACGTCATTTATACCCTGGATATAAATATCAACCTTGCAAATTGATCAATATTAAATCCGATATATTGATCTAAAGGGtcgacaaaaaaaaatataaagtggaagtaaaatataaaaagacaaACATAACTATtatttactccctccgtccctttttagttgtccactttagaaatggcacacagattaaggcaacaatgattagcacagtgaagttacaattttacccttataacaacttttcacttcaaaattacaatcacttatttgaattaaagtgaaataaattggagggaaacaacatacacttttacaattttcaagaagtgtaaataagggtataataggaaaaaatttgttgtcctttcttgatttgtcaaaatggacaactaaatagggacaaccaaaaaaggaaatatggacaagtaaatagggacggagggagtatgtttTAACGGAGATGCTTTTCAAATCATTCACCTTTTCAAAAGGAAAGgaaacagaaaaataaatgaataaaaagaaacaagttTTACTTGTTCAAACAAACTTTTCTTTAATCGCTTTAATTCTTTATCCATGGTGGTTTATTAGTTTTGTACATTTACGTGGGGAATATCCGTGGCACCTAACATAAAATATTCACTCAACTTGCGcactagaaaattaaattgtGTTTATTGTTATAAGTAGATCCACACTACTTTTGGTGAAAGGGAAAATGAAAATGGGGATGACATATGCAACTTTTTTTGTTATGGGTTTAATGGAATAGGTTTCAATTCAGATAAAAACTTCACGGGTCAAATGcataaaagcaaaaaaaaaagtggtccAGGAGATATTTTTTGTTGGACTGCAGTTATCCTAATCTGATCTATTAAAACTTGTttaataaaaagtttaattGATAATCTagagggttttttttttattaaagaaataacAGTTAAGTGTGATCTTGAACAAGAAATAACATGAATGAGCTCGCATTGCCAATCCAAATAAAAGATGAGGGTTGTGGTCAATGATGAAGCCAAGAATTTTATTTAGTGGAATTACAATATATAGATTAAAAAGAACACACATAAAAAATAGGAGTCGTCACTGGTTTCAGTAGAATGATTATGTAAAACTTGTTGAATCATGACATCCTTTACACGAGTTGAGAATAAATGAAGAAGTATCATTAATGAAGTTAGAAATATTGTCAATGAGGATTTAGAAAATTGACCCTAATTTATCTTAAACGAAAGCATAATATTGGTATTATCATTTCCTTCAAGAGTGTGAGAGAAAGATGGATGAAAGGAGAAGAGAACATTTTGTCATGGCTGAAGAATTGAAGCAATTTTCTCTTATGGCGCCATATCTAGAAAGGCACATGCAATTCACCTATATTTGCTTGATATTAAATATTCTTACAAAGTAATTCATCATGGAAATCATGAAATTTTATGATTCTAAAGAGCAAGATGTTTAGAATTTATCTTAATCCGTTAATTAGGATAACTATACAAGTACATAACGACGTCATCTGTATATCTTGATTATTACTATAATATAAAGCTTCCATCTGCTTTCGTACTTGATCCAAATACCCCCAAAGTTTAGTAAAGGAAAAGAGCATAAATGTACATCATATATTGAAAGCAACATATTCCCCGTCCTTTggttaataatttatttttgtcaagACACAATTATATATTCtctccttttttatttgttgatattCCTGCATGCGTGTAGATAGATGCATGTGAACATAAATTAAATCAGATGGTAAAGTGAACCATCAACAATCAGTTAGTGTATTAACCTAGCTAAGAAATAAAGAATTCTCTTTCAGCGCGGTTCCCTTTTGTGAGACGCCACTTAATTAATCAGCATTATTCCTGATTAAGTCTAATAATCAAATCACGGAGATAATTAATACTCTTAATGACCGTTGGATTAGCGCCAATGACGACAAATGTTACGTACGGGGTCCACCATTTAGAGATTGAAAAGTCATGAAAAAACAATTATGGCAATGAACGTACTAGCAATATAATACTTACTAAACGGTAGAAAGGCAAAAAGAAAATAGTTCCATTTAACTAATAAGCCAAACATTGCACGATTGTGTCATTTACACCATAATGATAGCCTGGTTTTGCTTAAAATAAAACCACCATTTGGTCCCAACCTCAAAGCTCCTAGCTAGTAGCTACATACATTACTATATCTCTTTACCACTATTATACGCaccttttaatttaatttacaaGAAATAGAGAGTGAGAGAGAGAAAATCCTCTTGTGACTTCATTTCATCTTAAGTAATAAGATAGTTATATAGTGGTGCTAATTAGAGGAAGAAACACgtttaatgatgatttattatAGGTCCAAGTGATTAATTAATGAGGTCTTTGTTCCATATTATTGCATGCCCATGCAGAATAAGAATTAAATTGCTGCTCAAGTTGCCGGGTGATCAATATTTGACGTATACCCTCAAGTCTTTGCCGAAGGATAGCCGATTCGGTCCTGACCCGCTCGTTCTCACACTGGACCACTCGGCACTGGTGAGTAATCAACCGTAATCGGTTCATTATTTCCCGGTTCCCTACTTTAAGCCGGTTCGCTTGGTTCCGCAGGTTCTCCAGATGCTTTTGCTTTCGCATGCGGGACCGCCTTGCTGATTCCCGGTTCGATACCATACGCCGACGCTTCCTCTCATCTATGTCACGGTTCGATGTCGTGCGCTGCCGCTTCCTCTCGTCAGGACAGCGGTtcgtgttattattattgttattattccGGTTCGGGTCATCTGAACCGGAACTAGAGTGAACAGAATTCGGTTTGGAGTCATCAGAACCTGAATCGGAGTTCAAAATAACCGGTTCAGGGGGTGGGGATTCCTTGGGTGAAACAACCggttcttcttcttccactTCTTGTGGGAATAGAAAAGCCGGTTCGATACATTCCCAAGGAGTGAACCCGCCATCAAAAGCCGGAAATAAATAGGGAAAAAGTCCATCAGCGGACAGAGTAGTGGCCGGAAAAGTGGACAACATGGCCGGAAAATCGCTTCTAAAGGGGGGTGGGTAATTAGGAGGAGAAAAGGGAAGTAGTAAGGTCAGGAGTGTAGTATTTATTGACAAACGGAAAGGAGTAGGGTATGTTCCCACCagggatatttttgtaattCGACAAAACTTTTGAGTCAGGTGGCAATAGTGCGTGGGGTCCATTTAGTTGgcttttaaaagtagatttttTTGTGACATAAGCTTGGGTTGGGGTGGGCTGGGACCCAACAATTCAGCTTAGTCACGAAGGAAAAGAAGTGGGGACACAGTTTGCCTACGTGTCGTATTTGGTTTGAGCTGAGCGTGTGAGGAGCCAATAATTTGAAAAGGTGCTTACGTGGAAGCACGTTCTTAGCTCGGTTCCGGCTTTGCTGATGAGCTGAAATTGATACCGTTGAAtctaaatttatgtgatattatttaatttaatatcaaatttaagaaagaatagcattttaaaatttagtagATAGTGGTAGACCTTGGAATTTGTGTGAATATAACTCgttgtaataaaaataaataaataaaataatttctaattttaaaaagatgataatgtacatcttttaattaaaaacgAAGTAATATTCTAGGTAAATTGAGAGTTTTTAAGAGAGTGATGGACTCTCTGGCAATTATGTTTATCCAGTGTTAATACTAGGAAGAAGCGAAGTACTTGATATGTGTTTAGGTCATCATTTGTTTTTCCTCAAGATTAATTGTTACTTGCAATATTTAGGGGACGATGTTATTATATAGTTTTGAATTTATCTGAATTTAATGGATCATGATTAATAATTGTAAAATATAAATGATTTagtatttaaaagtttaaaagttaAATCCATAAACTTTAATCCTAAATCCGTATTTGCTTACGGAACTAGTAGTATATAATAAACACACTAAAATGGTGTTGAGTGCTGATATTACTAGCAAGTGCAAAAATATCACTAGTCTGTTGTTTGGACCACAAATAACATAGTGGAGATAGAGGAATGAATGACATTTTTGAAAGTGCCCTCATCTCCATTTATTAGTAGTCAACTTGATTTTTTCTATCTGCTGTAattaaaaacaacatattatattatattataaactCTTTGACCTTATCTATTTTATGGTGTGCGCAACTGTGGATGCGTGATAAAATCTCACTGGACTACTGTAGTCTGTAggtaataaaaacaaaataaaaaaacagtAATAATGTGTAGGGCTTGTGCGTAAAGCTTTATCCCAATCGTTATTATTGCGTCCTTGTTTTTTCGAGGATTTGATGGAAGGACTTAGTAACTAGTACTGTTCTTGTTGgcaattatttatgataaaataaaataaaattatgacaaCTCCTTTATAGAGCCtgaattactttatatattgTCATGAATTTGACAAATTGTGCACCTATGATATGAACCTGTAATGGGAGGACTCATGGTTAGGTCAAAGACTTTTAGGGtagtttggccatgcgatatagaattatgatatgatattataatatggaattatgagataaaattgaagttttgtttgaacATGCGATaagaaatttttgtgttgtatattttctcataaacataaaaattgcataagttgtaaaactattaaaatagctccAATtctttattcaatcttatcaaataaataaaaatttataaaattgcataataGAGTATTACAAAGCTATCTGTTCTccacttaattaattatttcatctaactttaattgatcaaactttaattcaataacataaattgtagtgtattagtctttaatataattctcCCACACAATACGAACAATcttctcacgttgaacttgcatttctctaTCATATGACCGAGAATAcaaaccaacattgttactttgagccatttgttggttcAATCTTTTCAATGCATTAATTTCGTGctaaaatcaaacatattgGAAGTAGTGATTATCGAACATACATCATCAATTTTAtcctttttcatattaaattgctTTAAACATTTTCATATGTAGTCAAaagagattttattttattttatgaaaaaacaaaacaatattacTCCCTATGTTtgtatttatattcaccaaatcaaATCTTACTTTATCATTTACATTCACCAAATTGAAagcaataataaattttatgtttggtgagtataataaattttaaaaagtaatgatgtgattattaatttgatttacatatgaaataaatgtttAGTAAATATAATGTGGGTTGTtttcacaaaatataaatttgtgggtcaacttttgtatttaaaaaaatctcaaatcatgattaTAGAATtctcatatcatgatttttggagaatat
The Solanum stenotomum isolate F172 chromosome 12, ASM1918654v1, whole genome shotgun sequence DNA segment above includes these coding regions:
- the LOC125846379 gene encoding basic leucine zipper 34-like, whose product is MLSTFPATTLSADGLFPYLFPAFDGGFTPWECIEPAFLFPQEVEEEEPVVSPKESPPPEPVILNSDSGSDDSKPNSVHSSSGSDDPNRNNNNNNNTNRCPDERKRQRTTSNRDIDERKRRRMVSNRESARRSRMRKQKHLENLRNQANRLKVGNREIMNRLRLITHQCRVVQCENERVRTESAILRQRLEGIRQILITRQLEQQFNSYSAWACNNMEQRPH